A part of Thermocrinis albus DSM 14484 genomic DNA contains:
- a CDS encoding EAL and HDOD domain-containing protein, whose protein sequence is MHVVCKQAIYDRDGKVAFYEIFVQDRLTGQYPENLDPLKATGMAVDVLVQMGPQRVGNGHLVFVNVPAIFLSAEMFDLLPPEYVGIELVENKRLSNELLASINTLLKRGFKFCIDDFGFEKIDYLPLLNKCQFVKIDFRNNPYDDEELKEVVSILKSLKKGIIAKNIQTKEDYERAYSIGFQYFQGFYLSKPVVIRDTRTIAFLKSTLFKLYNAIREKDMKKVVEVLEKDVGATYKLLKFVNSAFFPKARNISKLDEAVVYLGFDNVVKFAIVLALSEMFAPEEDKDLWERAVCRALLTEKLAEIYAPHVKDKAYMAGLFSLSKEIFGEEPEDVARELALDKDIQEAYERKLNEIGFLLSVVELLEDAGNEDTIQKVAKVLRTTPESVRKAMEKAKEEARAIFEGF, encoded by the coding sequence ATGCATGTAGTTTGCAAACAAGCTATATACGATAGAGATGGTAAGGTAGCCTTCTATGAGATCTTTGTGCAAGACAGATTAACCGGACAGTATCCTGAGAACTTGGACCCTCTTAAGGCCACCGGTATGGCTGTAGATGTGCTTGTCCAGATGGGACCACAGAGAGTAGGAAACGGACACCTTGTTTTCGTAAACGTACCCGCCATATTTCTCTCAGCGGAGATGTTCGATCTTCTACCGCCGGAGTACGTAGGTATTGAGCTGGTGGAGAACAAAAGGTTGAGCAACGAGCTCCTTGCCTCTATCAACACTCTCCTTAAGAGGGGGTTCAAGTTCTGTATAGATGATTTCGGTTTTGAGAAAATAGACTATCTTCCCCTTCTTAACAAGTGTCAGTTTGTGAAGATAGATTTTCGAAACAACCCTTACGATGATGAGGAACTTAAGGAAGTTGTTAGCATACTTAAGAGTTTGAAGAAAGGAATAATAGCAAAAAACATACAAACTAAGGAAGACTATGAAAGGGCGTATTCTATAGGCTTTCAGTATTTTCAAGGCTTTTATCTCTCTAAACCTGTAGTTATAAGAGATACACGCACCATAGCTTTCCTCAAAAGTACGCTATTTAAGCTGTACAATGCTATAAGAGAGAAGGATATGAAGAAGGTGGTGGAGGTGTTGGAAAAGGACGTGGGCGCAACTTACAAACTTCTTAAGTTTGTAAACTCTGCCTTCTTTCCAAAGGCGAGGAACATAAGTAAACTGGATGAGGCTGTGGTGTATCTCGGTTTCGACAATGTGGTGAAATTCGCCATCGTACTGGCACTTTCCGAGATGTTCGCCCCCGAGGAGGATAAGGATCTTTGGGAGAGGGCGGTGTGTAGAGCATTACTCACTGAGAAGCTGGCTGAGATCTATGCACCTCATGTGAAAGACAAGGCTTACATGGCTGGCCTCTTCTCCTTATCCAAAGAGATATTTGGAGAGGAACCGGAAGACGTTGCCCGTGAACTGGCACTGGACAAAGACATACAGGAAGCTTACGAAAGAAAGCTCAACGAGATAGGTTTTCTCCTATCGGTGGTGGAACTTCTGGAAGATGCGGGAAACGAAGACACCATACAGAAGGTAGCGAAGGTACTTAGGACCACTCCCGAGAGTGTACGTAAAGCTATGGAAAAGGCTAAGGAGGAAGCCAGAGCCATCTTTGAAGGTTTTTGA
- a CDS encoding dihydroorotate dehydrogenase electron transfer subunit, protein MKDLQLKVLRNEPLSHNTWLMELEGGPVVDLLKPGHFVMMRSWKSLDPLGRRAFAVADATESSFTIMYQVVGRATALLSQVREGEEVSVLAPLGKGLFSTEGDKHLLVGGGIGMAGLTFLGKKLIRMGKEVLVAYGARTKRELALLHWLKREGFEVLLYTEDGSEGKKGSVVDVLDYVDSTWTVHACGPVGMLRAIKNRSAGRRVFLSLEARMACGWGVCLGCVVGKEKGGYARVCYEGPVFEASEVVL, encoded by the coding sequence ATGAAAGACCTTCAGCTTAAAGTCCTCAGAAACGAGCCTTTATCCCACAACACATGGTTGATGGAGCTGGAAGGTGGCCCTGTGGTAGACCTTCTGAAACCCGGGCATTTTGTGATGATGAGAAGCTGGAAAAGTTTGGATCCTCTTGGTAGAAGAGCTTTTGCTGTTGCCGACGCTACGGAAAGTAGTTTTACCATAATGTACCAGGTAGTGGGGAGAGCCACCGCTCTCCTTAGCCAGGTGAGAGAAGGAGAGGAGGTGAGCGTGCTGGCACCCTTAGGTAAAGGTCTTTTCTCTACAGAAGGGGACAAGCATCTTTTGGTGGGTGGAGGTATAGGTATGGCCGGCCTCACCTTCTTGGGTAAAAAGCTCATCAGAATGGGTAAGGAGGTCCTCGTGGCTTACGGTGCCAGAACTAAAAGGGAACTTGCTCTTCTTCATTGGCTGAAGAGGGAAGGGTTTGAAGTTCTCCTCTATACAGAGGATGGTTCGGAAGGCAAGAAGGGTTCCGTTGTTGACGTTCTTGATTATGTTGATAGTACATGGACTGTACATGCCTGTGGTCCTGTTGGTATGCTTAGGGCCATCAAAAACAGATCTGCCGGAAGAAGGGTTTTTCTCTCTCTGGAGGCGCGCATGGCTTGCGGTTGGGGGGTTTGTCTTGGCTGTGTGGTGGGTAAGGAGAAGGGTGGGTATGCGCGAGTCTGTTACGAAGGTCCTGTCTTTGAAGCCAGTGAGGTGGTTCTGTGA
- a CDS encoding 2,3-bisphosphoglycerate-independent phosphoglycerate mutase, with translation MVESLTISNSTKLLLIVLDGLGGLPVVEGKTELELAKKPNLDQLAKRSALGMHIPVDYGITPGSGPGHLGIFGYDPIKYQIGRGILEALGLGMEVKDTDIAVRGNYATVERKDGRILVKDRRAGRIPTEENRRITRKLAENIGEIDGVKVFIEAGMEHRTAIVFRFPHPLPPDSHLINDTDPQKEGKEPLEPRGLNASSEEVARVVRLFLKKVEEILADEPVANYMLLRGFAQKPKMEDFYQRFKLRACAVAVYPMYRGLASLVGMDTLPVAGSTLQDQIETLRSVWDRYDFFFLHIKKTDSYGEDGNHWGKVKVIEEFDAHLPQILELKPDVLVITGDHSTPSLLRGHSWHPVPVLLHSPYVLGNTAESFTERECLRGELGIFPAVKLINLMLAHSLRLAKYGA, from the coding sequence ATGGTGGAGAGTCTTACCATCAGTAACTCTACGAAACTACTACTGATAGTTTTGGATGGCCTCGGTGGTCTGCCTGTAGTAGAGGGTAAGACAGAGCTGGAGCTGGCAAAAAAGCCCAACTTGGACCAACTGGCCAAACGTTCCGCATTAGGTATGCATATACCTGTCGATTACGGTATAACACCCGGAAGTGGCCCCGGCCATCTGGGTATATTTGGCTACGATCCTATAAAGTACCAGATAGGTAGGGGTATTCTGGAAGCTTTGGGTCTTGGGATGGAGGTGAAAGACACTGATATAGCGGTTAGAGGGAACTACGCTACTGTTGAGAGGAAGGATGGAAGAATACTGGTTAAGGACAGGAGAGCTGGTAGAATACCTACCGAAGAAAACAGGCGTATAACAAGAAAACTGGCGGAGAACATAGGGGAGATAGACGGAGTAAAGGTCTTTATAGAGGCTGGCATGGAGCACAGAACAGCGATAGTGTTCCGCTTTCCCCACCCTCTACCTCCTGACAGTCATCTCATCAACGACACCGACCCCCAGAAGGAAGGGAAAGAACCTCTTGAGCCGAGGGGTCTCAATGCCTCTTCTGAGGAAGTGGCTCGTGTGGTGAGACTCTTTCTTAAAAAGGTGGAAGAAATTCTTGCAGATGAACCGGTGGCCAACTACATGCTACTGAGGGGTTTTGCTCAGAAACCTAAGATGGAGGACTTTTACCAGAGATTTAAGCTAAGGGCATGCGCGGTAGCTGTGTATCCTATGTACAGGGGACTTGCCAGTTTGGTGGGAATGGATACCTTACCTGTGGCAGGATCTACCCTTCAGGATCAGATAGAAACCTTGAGGAGTGTATGGGACAGGTATGACTTTTTCTTCCTTCACATTAAGAAGACGGACTCCTACGGAGAAGATGGTAACCATTGGGGAAAAGTCAAAGTGATAGAGGAGTTTGACGCTCACCTTCCTCAGATACTGGAGCTTAAGCCGGACGTTTTGGTAATAACAGGAGATCATTCTACACCCTCCCTTCTGAGAGGCCACTCCTGGCATCCTGTACCTGTGTTGCTTCACTCTCCTTACGTTTTAGGAAACACGGCAGAGTCTTTCACCGAGAGAGAATGTCTTAGAGGTGAACTGGGAATATTTCCGGCGGTAAAGCTTATAAACCTTATGCTAGCTCACAGCTTGAGATTGGCCAAGTACGGAGCATGA
- a CDS encoding bacteriohemerythrin, whose product MKLQFVNELLTGVEEMDRQHMVLVELLNEVTSLLERGEREKAIKVFRDKLVEYVETHLKDEEEFMEKIGYPDLDNHRKGSRYLQKSHL is encoded by the coding sequence ATGAAGCTCCAGTTTGTGAACGAGTTACTTACGGGGGTTGAGGAGATGGATCGGCAGCATATGGTTCTTGTGGAGCTCCTTAATGAGGTAACTTCTTTGCTGGAGAGGGGTGAGAGGGAAAAGGCTATTAAAGTTTTTAGGGATAAGTTGGTGGAGTATGTGGAGACTCATCTGAAGGATGAGGAAGAGTTCATGGAAAAAATCGGTTATCCTGACTTAGATAATCACAGAAAAGGTTCACGATACCTTCAGAAAAGTCATCTATGA
- a CDS encoding ABC transporter permease translates to MRLVFPITLLSIFVVCAVLADFLAPYPYHLQNRKAPYHPPTRIHLIKDGKLSRPYVHPYVLEDPVFKVYREDSSTVCYLSFFKRTEYGFKLIAVDKPCHIYLLGTDGLGRDVFSRLLYGSRVSLLVGLVGVSVTFVIGVVVGGLSGYVGGRTDSVIMRLVEVLMSIPTFYLMLSLRSLFPLNMDPTQVFLAVVFILSVVGWAGLARVVRGMVLSIREKEFVYAAKTYGASTWRILFKHIIPNTYYYLVVSATLSFPAYVLGESALSLLGLGVQEPQPSWGNMLAEARNINLIPYYPWILSPGVALFLLVLAFNLLGDELSKR, encoded by the coding sequence ATGAGGTTGGTTTTTCCCATCACTTTACTGAGCATCTTTGTGGTGTGCGCTGTGTTGGCAGATTTCCTCGCCCCTTATCCCTACCACCTTCAGAACAGAAAGGCTCCCTATCACCCACCTACACGTATACACCTTATCAAAGATGGTAAGCTCTCACGTCCCTACGTGCATCCTTACGTGTTGGAGGATCCTGTTTTTAAAGTCTACAGGGAAGATTCTTCTACCGTCTGTTATCTCAGCTTCTTCAAAAGGACCGAGTACGGGTTTAAGTTGATAGCAGTGGACAAGCCATGTCACATCTACCTTCTCGGAACTGATGGCTTAGGAAGAGATGTTTTTTCAAGACTCCTTTATGGATCCCGTGTATCCCTACTGGTTGGTCTTGTGGGGGTGAGTGTTACCTTCGTGATAGGAGTGGTGGTGGGTGGTTTATCGGGGTACGTAGGGGGAAGAACCGACAGCGTCATCATGAGGTTGGTGGAGGTGCTTATGTCTATTCCCACCTTTTACCTTATGCTCTCTCTTAGATCTCTCTTTCCCCTTAACATGGATCCCACACAGGTCTTTCTGGCGGTGGTGTTTATCCTGTCTGTCGTGGGTTGGGCTGGGCTCGCTAGGGTGGTGAGAGGAATGGTGCTTTCCATAAGGGAGAAGGAGTTTGTTTACGCTGCGAAGACTTACGGAGCGAGTACGTGGCGCATTCTCTTTAAACATATCATCCCCAACACTTACTACTACCTTGTGGTATCAGCCACTTTATCTTTCCCCGCCTATGTGTTGGGAGAGTCGGCCCTAAGCCTCTTGGGTTTGGGTGTACAAGAGCCTCAACCCAGTTGGGGTAACATGCTGGCAGAAGCTCGTAACATAAACCTCATCCCTTACTATCCTTGGATACTTTCTCCGGGTGTGGCCCTCTTTCTTTTGGTGCTAGCCTTTAACCTTTTGGGAGATGAGCTTTCCAAGAGGTGA
- a CDS encoding bifunctional riboflavin kinase/FAD synthetase, whose translation MEKVVFLRLDDGCPKGYPCVDRLDYDTALTVGVFDGVHLGHVHLLKRLVKVAERKNLMSCVLSFYPHPARVLAPSQAPCELTTVEERAELILATGVDTVVFIKFDRRFSSTKAEDFIRDVVHHRLRCKHLLVGYDWRYGFRREGEIELARELGKDLGFEVEGIEPFQVKGHVVSSTLIRRLLHEGRLEEAKEFLGRYYYIVRRVVRGEGRGSSIGVPTANLDHTENLCLKEGVYAVMVNDHLPGVANYGYRPTFDGKRKTLEVHIIGSSVNVRGKWLKVEFRAFLREERKFQRVEELREQIQKDISTALAILSK comes from the coding sequence ATGGAAAAAGTAGTTTTTCTACGTTTAGATGATGGCTGTCCAAAGGGTTATCCTTGTGTGGACAGATTAGACTACGACACAGCCCTCACTGTAGGTGTTTTTGATGGAGTACATCTGGGACACGTTCATCTTCTGAAGAGGTTGGTGAAGGTAGCCGAAAGGAAGAACTTGATGAGCTGTGTGCTGAGTTTTTATCCTCATCCTGCACGTGTCTTAGCACCTTCACAGGCACCCTGTGAACTCACCACGGTAGAAGAACGGGCAGAGCTCATCTTGGCTACAGGTGTGGACACAGTGGTTTTCATAAAGTTTGACAGAAGGTTCTCTTCCACAAAGGCGGAGGATTTTATAAGAGATGTGGTTCACCACCGTCTCAGATGCAAACACCTTCTGGTAGGTTACGACTGGCGCTACGGTTTTAGAAGGGAAGGGGAGATAGAACTGGCAAGAGAACTGGGAAAAGATCTTGGTTTTGAGGTGGAGGGGATAGAACCCTTTCAGGTAAAAGGTCATGTGGTGAGCAGTACCCTTATAAGGAGACTTTTGCACGAAGGACGCCTGGAAGAGGCAAAGGAATTCTTGGGAAGATATTACTACATAGTGCGACGCGTGGTGAGAGGAGAAGGTAGAGGTTCCTCCATAGGTGTGCCAACAGCCAATCTGGATCATACCGAAAATCTGTGCCTAAAGGAAGGAGTATATGCGGTAATGGTAAACGATCATCTACCCGGCGTTGCCAACTACGGCTATAGACCTACCTTTGACGGTAAAAGGAAAACACTGGAGGTGCATATAATAGGTTCGTCAGTGAATGTGAGAGGTAAGTGGTTGAAGGTGGAGTTCAGAGCCTTTTTGCGAGAGGAGAGAAAGTTTCAGAGAGTGGAGGAGCTCAGAGAACAGATACAGAAAGATATATCAACCGCTCTTGCTATCTTGAGCAAGTAG
- a CDS encoding peptide chain release factor 1 has protein sequence MRDLKRILDNLTSFQPDGSPVVSLYLRLMPEDRVDRRYLKTFKDIVKAHRQSIEERFGSQQVEEDLRKIENFLSELENMKGSRGVAIFSSSKRDLWEVVHLPYVYRNRLMVSYVPLIREIAAIDEELGRVGVLLIDRKHVRFFLMDMVETVEMLDFLEPLATRSHRFHSGGALLKGAEGAMRYSIPSRGTPAYASAHAYGEYRFHMRIREEKHRLFKLANDALMEAWKESKFDKLVIGSERDDIREIENHLHTYLLERLVGYINVNVSTASPHEVREKVLDLLWQKDREEEAHLVKKLEDLVGKGLAVNGTSLVLQQLYMGNVKTLLVPEDFQKAGYFCPKSHIPVLNPECPMEDEKPYSLPDIVDEVIELALEERATVEIIVDPHLQKKIDGLAAFLRFSI, from the coding sequence ATGAGAGACCTGAAGAGAATCCTCGATAATCTTACGTCCTTCCAACCTGACGGATCTCCTGTGGTGAGTCTCTACCTGAGACTTATGCCCGAGGACAGGGTAGACAGAAGGTACCTGAAGACCTTTAAAGATATCGTCAAGGCCCACAGACAATCCATAGAGGAGAGGTTTGGTAGCCAGCAGGTGGAGGAAGATCTGAGAAAGATAGAGAATTTTCTTTCAGAGCTGGAAAACATGAAAGGTTCACGAGGTGTAGCCATCTTTTCCTCCTCCAAGAGGGATCTGTGGGAGGTGGTGCACCTCCCCTACGTGTACAGAAACAGACTGATGGTTTCTTACGTGCCCCTCATAAGGGAGATAGCGGCTATTGATGAGGAATTGGGAAGAGTAGGCGTACTCCTTATAGACAGAAAGCATGTAAGGTTCTTCCTTATGGATATGGTGGAGACTGTGGAGATGTTGGATTTTCTAGAGCCTTTGGCTACAAGATCCCACAGATTTCACAGCGGTGGTGCTCTGCTGAAAGGTGCTGAAGGAGCCATGAGGTACTCCATACCTTCACGGGGTACACCGGCTTATGCCTCGGCTCATGCCTACGGTGAGTACAGATTCCACATGAGGATAAGGGAGGAAAAACACAGGCTCTTCAAGCTGGCCAACGACGCCCTTATGGAGGCTTGGAAGGAGAGCAAGTTTGATAAGTTGGTTATCGGAAGTGAAAGGGACGACATAAGGGAGATAGAGAACCATCTTCACACGTATCTTCTTGAAAGGCTGGTAGGTTACATCAACGTGAACGTAAGCACCGCTTCACCCCATGAGGTTAGGGAAAAGGTTCTGGATCTTCTGTGGCAGAAAGACAGGGAAGAAGAAGCGCATTTGGTGAAAAAACTGGAGGATTTAGTAGGAAAAGGATTAGCGGTGAACGGAACGTCCTTGGTACTGCAACAGCTTTACATGGGTAATGTAAAGACCCTCCTGGTCCCGGAAGACTTTCAGAAGGCAGGTTACTTTTGTCCTAAGTCCCACATACCTGTGCTCAACCCTGAATGTCCCATGGAGGACGAAAAACCTTATTCTCTACCCGACATAGTGGACGAGGTGATAGAACTGGCGTTGGAAGAGAGGGCAACGGTGGAGATAATAGTAGACCCCCATCTTCAGAAAAAGATAGATGGGCTGGCTGCCTTTCTTAGGTTCAGCATATAG
- a CDS encoding NYN domain-containing protein translates to MERVVIFIDGSNLFHAIRYLNIKIDYSKLVEFLREDRKLVRAYFYGAVPQERDVKRNTPEWESLLRQRRFLEELSLMGIKVKTAPLRKLPTGEYLEKEVDIMLATDMLSMAYMNVYDTAILVSGDSDFSYTVEEVQRIGKRVENASFRKTSSYLLRKICDRFILLDDYVDRFIMEEKVLPTQEISFWEKIKRLWKK, encoded by the coding sequence ATGGAAAGGGTGGTCATCTTCATAGATGGGTCTAACCTTTTCCATGCCATACGTTACCTCAACATAAAGATAGACTACAGTAAGTTGGTGGAGTTTCTAAGAGAGGACAGAAAACTGGTAAGAGCCTACTTTTACGGAGCTGTACCCCAAGAGAGGGATGTTAAAAGAAACACTCCCGAGTGGGAGAGTCTCCTAAGACAAAGGCGTTTTTTGGAAGAACTTTCCCTCATGGGTATCAAGGTGAAGACCGCACCCCTAAGAAAACTACCAACAGGAGAGTACTTGGAGAAGGAAGTGGACATAATGTTAGCTACCGATATGCTGAGCATGGCCTACATGAACGTCTACGACACAGCGATACTTGTAAGTGGCGACAGTGATTTTTCTTACACGGTGGAGGAGGTGCAGAGAATAGGTAAGAGGGTAGAAAACGCCTCCTTCAGAAAAACCAGTTCCTACCTTTTGAGAAAGATATGTGACAGGTTCATACTTCTCGACGATTACGTGGATAGGTTCATCATGGAGGAAAAGGTTTTACCTACACAGGAGATAAGTTTTTGGGAGAAGATAAAGAGGCTATGGAAAAAGTAG
- a CDS encoding NADP-dependent isocitrate dehydrogenase has translation MLERVYRWEGKAVLPQEGSFIKLLPDKRIEVPHNPIIPFIEGDGIGPEIAPAMILVVNRAVEKAYGGSRLIYWVELLAGDKAEALTGKRMPEETLEVLKEAVVSIKGPLGTPVGKGGKSLNAILRQSMDFYSAIRPVYWLGQPAPIPEPHRVNVTVFRENSDDVYMGIEYMPGSQDTQKVRKFFLEEMGVSPYALPEDCGITVKPMSEYKTKRHVRKALRYALEKGLKVVAVVGKGNIMKATEGAFMNWAFEVAKEPEFEGRVITEGEPKDGQVLLTRVITDQMLMQLVLKPEAYHVIITQNLNGDYISDLAAALVGGPGFVPSGNIGDGYALFESTHGTAYDIAGKNIANPLSLTLSGAMMLEYLGWKEAAQLIYDAVKKAIEDRLGTPDIAKGFEKMGVEAKALSTMEFAQAIAERI, from the coding sequence ATGCTGGAGAGAGTCTACAGATGGGAAGGCAAAGCTGTTCTACCTCAGGAGGGGAGCTTTATAAAGCTCCTGCCCGACAAGAGGATAGAGGTGCCCCACAATCCCATAATACCCTTCATAGAAGGTGACGGCATAGGCCCCGAGATAGCACCTGCCATGATACTCGTGGTCAACAGAGCTGTTGAGAAGGCTTACGGAGGAAGCAGACTCATATACTGGGTGGAACTGCTGGCAGGTGATAAGGCAGAGGCTCTCACCGGTAAACGTATGCCAGAAGAAACACTGGAAGTTCTCAAGGAGGCCGTTGTCAGCATAAAGGGACCTTTAGGCACACCTGTGGGTAAGGGTGGTAAGTCCCTCAACGCCATACTGCGCCAGTCTATGGATTTCTACTCGGCCATAAGACCCGTCTACTGGTTGGGACAACCTGCACCGATACCCGAACCTCACAGGGTGAACGTCACAGTGTTTAGGGAAAACTCCGATGACGTTTACATGGGTATAGAGTACATGCCGGGTTCTCAGGACACCCAGAAGGTCAGGAAGTTTTTCTTAGAGGAGATGGGAGTTTCTCCCTACGCTCTACCCGAGGACTGTGGTATCACAGTGAAACCTATGAGTGAGTATAAAACCAAGAGACATGTCAGAAAGGCTCTGAGATACGCCCTTGAGAAAGGGTTAAAAGTGGTGGCCGTCGTTGGTAAGGGTAACATCATGAAGGCCACCGAAGGCGCCTTCATGAACTGGGCCTTTGAAGTGGCAAAGGAGCCAGAGTTTGAGGGGAGAGTTATCACCGAAGGAGAACCAAAAGACGGACAGGTCCTTCTTACACGTGTTATAACGGACCAGATGCTCATGCAGTTGGTTCTAAAACCAGAAGCCTACCATGTCATAATAACTCAGAACCTTAATGGAGATTACATATCGGATCTGGCAGCAGCGCTGGTAGGTGGTCCCGGATTTGTCCCTAGCGGTAACATAGGTGACGGGTACGCCCTTTTTGAGAGCACTCACGGTACAGCCTACGATATAGCCGGTAAGAACATAGCCAACCCCCTATCTTTAACCCTGTCGGGAGCTATGATGTTGGAATACCTGGGTTGGAAAGAGGCCGCCCAGCTCATATACGATGCCGTCAAGAAGGCTATAGAGGACCGTCTGGGAACTCCTGACATAGCGAAGGGTTTTGAAAAGATGGGTGTAGAGGCCAAAGCCCTTTCCACCATGGAGTTTGCCCAAGCTATAGCGGAGAGGATATGA
- a CDS encoding cytochrome c biogenesis protein, with the protein MREVGFEERKVSGTFFALGGLTAALLLFLMENVILKGISNVLWYRFAFGTYAIAAVLYVLSFIFRKRKLENLSSFVLYAGLVFNLTGMMSRGWESYQMGAFHPPWSNLFEALTFWSFVVGVLYLLLEKSYNLRVLGVFVVPIMAGLSGFAIFYASHQLTPLMPALRSYWLYLHVVTAFIGYAGFTVAFGAAVLYLLRDRIGGLPSEDTLDEITYRAIVLVFPVWTLSIILGAMWASEAWGGYWSWDPKEVWSLIVWLFFGAYLHARHMLGWRGKRTAWMVVAGFVTVLVCFFAINLFFPGLHSYATD; encoded by the coding sequence ATGAGAGAGGTAGGCTTTGAGGAGAGAAAGGTTTCGGGTACGTTCTTTGCCCTAGGTGGGCTTACAGCAGCTTTGCTTTTGTTCCTTATGGAAAACGTCATCTTGAAAGGAATAAGTAATGTACTGTGGTACCGTTTTGCCTTCGGCACCTATGCCATTGCCGCCGTTCTTTACGTACTGAGCTTTATTTTTCGTAAAAGAAAGCTGGAGAATCTTTCGAGCTTTGTCCTTTACGCAGGCCTTGTGTTTAACCTAACAGGTATGATGAGTAGGGGATGGGAGTCTTATCAAATGGGTGCTTTTCACCCTCCGTGGAGCAACCTCTTCGAGGCTCTCACTTTCTGGAGTTTTGTGGTGGGTGTTTTATACCTCCTTCTGGAGAAAAGTTATAACCTGAGAGTGTTGGGGGTCTTTGTGGTTCCCATCATGGCCGGCCTGTCTGGTTTTGCCATATTCTACGCCTCCCACCAGCTCACGCCTCTGATGCCGGCACTGAGAAGCTACTGGCTTTATCTTCATGTGGTCACCGCTTTTATAGGATACGCGGGTTTTACGGTGGCCTTCGGTGCAGCGGTTCTTTATCTTCTGAGGGATCGCATAGGCGGTCTGCCTTCTGAGGATACTTTGGATGAGATAACCTACAGGGCCATAGTCCTTGTGTTTCCTGTCTGGACACTGTCCATAATACTGGGTGCCATGTGGGCCAGCGAAGCGTGGGGTGGCTATTGGAGCTGGGATCCTAAGGAGGTTTGGTCTCTGATAGTGTGGTTGTTTTTCGGGGCTTATCTGCACGCACGCCACATGCTGGGTTGGAGGGGCAAGAGAACCGCATGGATGGTAGTGGCAGGTTTTGTGACGGTCCTCGTATGTTTCTTCGCCATAAATCTGTTCTTCCCAGGTCTCCACAGCTATGCTACTGATTGA
- a CDS encoding riboflavin synthase, with protein sequence MFTGIVEQVGYVEFISFKPEGRRIGVSCHFQDVKVGDSVAVNGVCLTVVSVKENLLEFDVSYETLRRSNLGSLTRGMSVNLERALQVGGRLGGHILYGHVDFCGKLRHLRKVGDFWHMEVEIPTEWSLYFVEKGSVGIDGISLTVNEVREDTITITVVPHTYNNTNLKSKKVGDLLNVEVDVIGKYIINYIRKHRGGRLEKLIEGFLGELL encoded by the coding sequence ATGTTTACGGGAATTGTGGAACAGGTAGGTTATGTGGAGTTTATCTCTTTCAAACCCGAGGGGCGTAGAATAGGTGTATCCTGCCACTTTCAGGACGTTAAGGTGGGTGACAGTGTGGCTGTCAACGGTGTGTGTCTCACCGTTGTCTCAGTGAAGGAGAATCTTTTGGAGTTCGATGTATCTTACGAAACGTTACGCAGGAGTAACTTGGGAAGTCTCACCAGGGGAATGTCCGTCAATCTGGAGAGGGCTCTTCAGGTGGGAGGGAGGTTGGGCGGACATATACTTTACGGTCACGTAGACTTCTGCGGAAAGTTGCGCCATCTCAGGAAGGTGGGTGATTTCTGGCATATGGAGGTAGAGATACCAACCGAGTGGTCCTTGTACTTTGTGGAAAAGGGTTCTGTGGGTATAGATGGCATAAGTTTGACGGTAAACGAAGTGAGGGAAGATACCATCACTATCACTGTGGTACCCCACACTTACAACAACACTAATCTCAAAAGTAAGAAGGTGGGAGATCTCCTCAACGTGGAGGTGGATGTAATAGGCAAGTACATCATCAACTATATAAGGAAACATAGGGGTGGACGATTAGAAAAACTTATAGAAGGGTTTCTGGGAGAGTTACTATAA